The Pedococcus dokdonensis region CCTCTTTCCGTGGGCCCTCGTGGTCCGCAGCAACCTGGGGGCTGCGTCGCTGGTCGAGATCGCGGTCTTCGTCGGCATCCTGCTGGTCGGCCTCGTCCACGCCGCCCGTCGTGGCCTGCTCCGGTGGCTCTGATGGCGACGACCGGGCCGACTCCACCGGCAGCGCAGCCGACGCCGCTGCCGATGCCCCGCGTGGGTCCGGCCACCGACCTCGCGCCCCAACCGATCCGGGTCGTCCTCAACTGGGGTCGCCGCTACTCGCTGTGGGTGTTCAACTTCGGGCTCGCCTGCTGCGCCATCGAGTTCATCGCGGCATCGATGGCGCGGCACGACTTCATCCGGCTCGGCGTGATCCCGTTCGCACCGGGCCCGCGGCAGGCCGACCTGATGGTCGTGTCGGGGACGGTCACCGACAAGATGGCCCCGGCCGTGCGACGCCTCTACGACCAGATGCCCGAGCCGAAGTACGTCATCTCGTTCGGGGCCTGCTCCAACTCCGGTGGTCCCTACTGGGACTCCTACTCGGTGACCAAGGGAGTCGACACGATCATCCCCGTCGACGTCTACGTGCCGGGCTGCCCACCGCGTCCCGAGTCGCTGCTCCAGGGCATCCTCAAGCTGCAGGAGAAGATCGCCGCAGAGACCTTGACCACCAAGGGAATCCGCGCCAAGTACGCCGGCCACCGGCTGGCCTCGGCAGCAGAGGTGAGTCGGCCTCTCGTGCAGCGCCCGGACGGAGCGGTCCCGTGACCGACCCGGGGGCC contains the following coding sequences:
- a CDS encoding NADH-quinone oxidoreductase subunit B, giving the protein MATTGPTPPAAQPTPLPMPRVGPATDLAPQPIRVVLNWGRRYSLWVFNFGLACCAIEFIAASMARHDFIRLGVIPFAPGPRQADLMVVSGTVTDKMAPAVRRLYDQMPEPKYVISFGACSNSGGPYWDSYSVTKGVDTIIPVDVYVPGCPPRPESLLQGILKLQEKIAAETLTTKGIRAKYAGHRLASAAEVSRPLVQRPDGAVP